Proteins found in one Triticum urartu cultivar G1812 chromosome 4, Tu2.1, whole genome shotgun sequence genomic segment:
- the LOC125550169 gene encoding GDSL esterase/lipase At5g03610-like isoform X3, with protein sequence MDHRRSCPPSAAAAGALLCLAMVVVMLSPATAVAGCSAGGERVSEQQGRSRGRHHRKHEVKEQLWVFGDSYTDTGNLGNLGRELTHAWYDPYGRTFPPRPAGRFSNGRVLTDFVGLGGVVAAVPLHGAQ encoded by the exons ATGGATCACCGCCGGAGCTGCCCGCCATCGGCGGCCGCTGCCGGAGCACTTCTCT GCCTTGCGATGGTGGTAGTGATGCTATCTCCAGCCACGGCGGTGGCCGGCTGCTCCGCCGGCGGCGAGCGGGTGAGCGAGCAGCAGGGGAGGAGCCGTGGGCGTCATCACCGGAAGCATGAGGTGAAGGAGCAGCTGTGGGTGTTTGGCGACTCGTACACGGACACGGGCAACCTGGGGAACCTGGGGCGGGAGCTGACCCACGCCTGGTACGACCCCTACGGCCGCACCttcccgccccgccccgccggcCGCTTCTCCAACGGCCGCGTCCTCACCGACTTCGTCG GTCTAGGTGGTGTTGTAGCAGCCGTGCCGCTGCATGGCGCACAATAG
- the LOC125550169 gene encoding GDSL esterase/lipase At5g08460-like isoform X1 encodes MDHRRSCPPSAAAAGALLCLAMVVVMLSPATAVAGCSAGGERVSEQQGRSRGRHHRKHEVKEQLWVFGDSYTDTGNLGNLGRELTHAWYDPYGRTFPPRPAGRFSNGRVLTDFVGYPVETEGTCSSTGCTVLCGLLSRSTFV; translated from the exons ATGGATCACCGCCGGAGCTGCCCGCCATCGGCGGCCGCTGCCGGAGCACTTCTCT GCCTTGCGATGGTGGTAGTGATGCTATCTCCAGCCACGGCGGTGGCCGGCTGCTCCGCCGGCGGCGAGCGGGTGAGCGAGCAGCAGGGGAGGAGCCGTGGGCGTCATCACCGGAAGCATGAGGTGAAGGAGCAGCTGTGGGTGTTTGGCGACTCGTACACGGACACGGGCAACCTGGGGAACCTGGGGCGGGAGCTGACCCACGCCTGGTACGACCCCTACGGCCGCACCttcccgccccgccccgccggcCGCTTCTCCAACGGCCGCGTCCTCACCGACTTCGTCG GGTACCCAGTAGAGACAGAAGGCACATGTTCGTCAACCGGCTGCACTGTGCTATGTGGACTTCTATCAAGATCAACTTTTGTTTAA
- the LOC125550169 gene encoding GDSL esterase/lipase At5g03610-like isoform X4, producing MDHRRSCPPSAAAAGALLCLAMVVVMLSPATAVAGCSAGGERVSEQQGRSRGRHHRKHEVKEQLWVFGDSYTDTGNLGNLGRELTHAWYDPYGRTFPPRPAGRFSNGRVLTDFVVECQSL from the exons ATGGATCACCGCCGGAGCTGCCCGCCATCGGCGGCCGCTGCCGGAGCACTTCTCT GCCTTGCGATGGTGGTAGTGATGCTATCTCCAGCCACGGCGGTGGCCGGCTGCTCCGCCGGCGGCGAGCGGGTGAGCGAGCAGCAGGGGAGGAGCCGTGGGCGTCATCACCGGAAGCATGAGGTGAAGGAGCAGCTGTGGGTGTTTGGCGACTCGTACACGGACACGGGCAACCTGGGGAACCTGGGGCGGGAGCTGACCCACGCCTGGTACGACCCCTACGGCCGCACCttcccgccccgccccgccggcCGCTTCTCCAACGGCCGCGTCCTCACCGACTTCGTCG TTGAGTGTCAAAGTTTGTGA
- the LOC125550169 gene encoding GDSL esterase/lipase At5g03610-like isoform X2, whose amino-acid sequence MDHRRSCPPSAAAAGALLCLAMVVVMLSPATAVAGCSAGGERVSEQQGRSRGRHHRKHEVKEQLWVFGDSYTDTGNLGNLGRELTHAWYDPYGRTFPPRPAGRFSNGRVLTDFVATLAGEDVARRTAVVC is encoded by the exons ATGGATCACCGCCGGAGCTGCCCGCCATCGGCGGCCGCTGCCGGAGCACTTCTCT GCCTTGCGATGGTGGTAGTGATGCTATCTCCAGCCACGGCGGTGGCCGGCTGCTCCGCCGGCGGCGAGCGGGTGAGCGAGCAGCAGGGGAGGAGCCGTGGGCGTCATCACCGGAAGCATGAGGTGAAGGAGCAGCTGTGGGTGTTTGGCGACTCGTACACGGACACGGGCAACCTGGGGAACCTGGGGCGGGAGCTGACCCACGCCTGGTACGACCCCTACGGCCGCACCttcccgccccgccccgccggcCGCTTCTCCAACGGCCGCGTCCTCACCGACTTCGTCG CAACGCTCGCCGGAGAAGACGTGGCACGGCGGACGGCGGTGGTGTGCTAG